The Mytilus galloprovincialis chromosome 4, xbMytGall1.hap1.1, whole genome shotgun sequence genome contains a region encoding:
- the LOC143071381 gene encoding uncharacterized protein LOC143071381 produces the protein MASSQSFRKCQVPVKCNLCENETIKWKCEDCGLLLCTNCRDTKHSKIKNSQNHKIIDIKQIGVHSEEVGFLNIKCTDHFGQLYCRFCTNCDSLVCPICISKIHKGHDLIEISEGFNMKIEKLERGQSKIQTNIAKLATKKELLEQCKSGENEKYTEVIQNIENHGNALKQTVDKHIEELKHEVSEYQKETMHSIDSDLDVIVKSMKRVEDKNNEIENFIKATDIAKFFQEVFQLENSLYIPTPRTKSSYNSIPKFVPGEITQSNVGVLQNEVSQVKLGVALQIISEYQTELSVVTDIIPCSDRAIWMNCDTDEKLVKVKSEGNNLNIVSSFKVNIYGMAILPSNEILLCIEGKSTLKQLNSITGELTDAMYNVNPFVCTAVHITSGNEVVVGGNDDELGRRAVFVMNENGDHETVYEHDQQDQPIFTYPQSITSTNNGNIHVADSEVDSDRGRVVVLGQGGDIVNIYTGHININRDIPFTPVRIVTTPRDNVIVVDVGTEVFHILNSTGKLLFHYDTKVMKRIHPYCLAFTPTGQIYIGCSKPTSGKEKDSRLYQVTLSGC, from the coding sequence ATGGCGTCCTCTCAATCATTTAGAAAATGTCAAGTACCAGTAAAATGTAACTTGTGtgaaaatgaaacaataaaatggaAATGTGAAGACTGTGGTTTATTATTGTGTACTAACTGTAGGGatacaaaacattcaaaaattaaaaattcccAGAATCATAAGATAATTGATATTAAGCAAATAGGTGTACATTCTGAGGAAGTGGGGTTTTTGAACATCAAATGCACAGATCACTTTGGACAATTGTACTGTCGCTTCTGTACAAACTGTGACAGTCTAGTTTGTCCAATATGCATTTCTAAAATTCACAAAGGACATGATTTAATTGAAATCAGTGAGGGATTCAATATGAAAATAGAGAAGCTAGAGAGAGGACAAAGTAAAATTCAAACCAACATAGCTAAGCTGGCAACAAAGAAAGAACTTTTAGAACAATGTAAGTCTGGAGAAAACGAAAAGTACACTGAGGTTATACAAAACATTGAAAATCATGGGAATGCTTTAAAGCAAACAGTTGACAAACACATAGAAGAGTTAAAACATGAAGTAAGTGAATATCAAAAAGAAACAATGCATTCGATTGACTCTGATCTTGATGTTATAGTAAAGTCTATGAAACGGGTAGAGGACAAGAACAATGAAATAGAAAATTTTATTAAGGCAACAGATATTGCCAAGTTCTTTCAAGAAGTTTTCCAACTTGAGAATTCACTATATATACCCACACCAAGAACCAAATCATCATACAATTCCATTCCAAAATTTGTTCCAGGGGAGATCACTCAGTCTAATGTTGGAGTCCTACAAAATGAAGTCAGTCAAGTTAAATTAGGTGTTGCGCTCCAAATTATTTCAGAATATCAGACTGAACTTTCTGTTGTAACAGATATAATTCCATGTTCTGACAGGGCAATTTGGATGAATTGTGATACAGATGAAAAGTTAGTGAAAGTAAAATCTGAGGGAAATAATCTAAACATAGTATCTTCTTTCAAGGTCAATATCTATGGTATGGCGATACTTCCATCTAATGAAATTCTGCTGTGTATAGAAGGAAAATCAACTCTAAAACAACTCAATAGTATCACTGGTGAATTGACAGACGCTATGTATAATGTGAACCCTTTTGTTTGTACTGCCGTCCACATTACCAGTGGTAATGAAGTAGTGGTAGGAGGCAATGATGATGAACTAGGTAGAAGAGCCGTGTTTGTGATGAATGAGAATGGAGACCACGAGACAGTGTATGAACATGATCAACAGGACCAACCTATCTTTACCTATCCACAGAGCATTACCAGTACCAATAATGGGAACATACATGTGGCAGATAGTGAGGTGGATAGTGACCGAGGTAGAGTGGTGGTGTTAGGACAGGGAGGTGATATAGTCAATATATATACAGGACATATAAATATCAACAGGGATATACCATTCACACCAGTTAGAATAGTGACAACACCCAGAGACAATGTTATTGTAGTGGATGTAGGCACAGAGgtgtttcatattttaaattctaCAGGGAAACTTTTATTTCATTATGATACCAAGGTTATGAAAAGAATCCATCCATACTGCCTTGCCTTTACACCAACAGGGCAAATCTATATAGGATGTTCAAAACCCACTAGTGGTAAAGAAAAGGACTCAAGACTTTATCAAGTGACATTATCAGGCtgttaa